Proteins encoded in a region of the Armatimonadota bacterium genome:
- a CDS encoding GAF domain-containing protein, with protein MTSTNDELLKRIADLEAELQHLRTSDVSRTDSVRTGSVESGVEVAPIQEGDITLRRLVQRVAMILQAEKIVIMFYDRESGELIAIPPAYGVEDSKLELFKVRATQGVSGEVFRSGEPQIFHDATTDARTKKDMVAIMHVQNGISVPLIIEKRDEENRIVERTTIGVLHAFNKRHGEDFNDEDVRLLERMARNVGSIIANLQLYREVVEEREELLQTFESLTSGLVLVSPEGRLSQMNATARAIFEVPIDVVGKLYREVLKNEAISDFFDKGIQGTDMPAIEITTDVGHAERVFTVQGAAVRNEEGKNLGFVSILNDVTEQKNLDKMKSSFVAMASHELRTPLTAIKGFTSTLLMDDTFTRDEQKEFLQIIEHECDRLRRLIDDLLNTARIEAGESLKPNYTRFNIENLLDKVVVVQNQASTKHTVYKRVHNDLPETIIGDEDKFDQILTNLLNNAIKYSPEGGDVLVHAWYDGGNEITLGVQDQGIGIPADHLNKVFERFHRVNNEDNRKIYGTGLGLYLVRHLVEDVHLGKVWVESEVGKGSTFMMTVPISLDIEQAKEHNQ; from the coding sequence ATGACCTCTACAAACGACGAACTCCTCAAACGGATAGCCGACCTAGAGGCGGAACTCCAACATCTCAGGACTTCAGACGTCTCTCGGACGGATTCGGTCAGGACCGGGTCGGTCGAGTCTGGAGTCGAGGTCGCCCCGATCCAGGAAGGAGACATCACGCTCCGGCGCCTCGTCCAGCGGGTCGCCATGATCCTTCAGGCCGAAAAGATCGTGATCATGTTCTACGACCGGGAGTCCGGCGAACTCATCGCGATCCCGCCCGCTTACGGCGTCGAGGACAGCAAGCTCGAGTTGTTCAAAGTTCGGGCCACGCAAGGCGTGAGCGGCGAGGTCTTCCGCTCGGGCGAGCCCCAGATCTTTCACGACGCGACCACTGACGCTCGGACGAAGAAGGACATGGTCGCGATCATGCACGTCCAGAACGGCATTTCCGTCCCGCTCATCATCGAGAAGCGGGACGAGGAGAACCGGATCGTGGAGCGGACGACGATCGGCGTCCTGCACGCCTTCAACAAGCGCCACGGCGAAGATTTTAACGACGAAGACGTCCGCCTACTCGAGCGAATGGCCCGGAACGTCGGGTCGATCATCGCCAACCTCCAGCTCTATCGTGAAGTCGTCGAGGAACGCGAAGAGCTCTTGCAGACGTTCGAGTCGCTCACGAGCGGACTTGTGCTCGTTTCTCCTGAGGGCCGACTGAGCCAGATGAACGCGACGGCCCGGGCGATCTTCGAAGTCCCGATCGACGTCGTCGGGAAGCTCTACCGGGAGGTGTTGAAGAACGAGGCCATCTCGGACTTCTTCGACAAGGGCATCCAAGGCACCGACATGCCCGCGATCGAGATCACGACGGACGTCGGACACGCCGAACGCGTGTTCACGGTCCAGGGTGCTGCGGTGAGGAACGAAGAAGGGAAGAACCTGGGATTCGTCAGCATCCTCAACGACGTCACCGAGCAGAAGAACCTGGACAAGATGAAGTCGAGCTTCGTCGCGATGGCGTCGCACGAGCTCCGCACCCCGCTGACGGCGATCAAGGGATTCACCAGTACCCTCTTGATGGACGATACGTTCACGAGGGACGAGCAGAAGGAGTTCTTGCAGATCATCGAACACGAGTGCGACCGGCTCCGGCGCCTCATCGACGACCTCCTCAACACGGCCAGGATCGAGGCGGGCGAGAGCCTCAAACCGAACTACACCAGGTTCAACATCGAAAACCTCTTGGACAAGGTCGTGGTCGTCCAGAACCAAGCGTCGACCAAGCACACGGTTTACAAGCGGGTCCACAACGACCTGCCCGAGACCATCATCGGAGACGAGGACAAGTTCGATCAGATTTTGACGAACCTCCTGAACAATGCGATCAAGTACTCGCCGGAGGGTGGAGACGTCCTCGTTCATGCCTGGTACGACGGTGGCAACGAGATCACCCTCGGAGTCCAAGACCAAGGCATCGGCATTCCGGCCGACCATCTGAACAAAGTGTTCGAGCGGTTTCACCGGGTGAACAACGAAGACAACCGGAAGATTTATGGAACGGGCTTGGGCCTCTACCTGGTGAGGCACCTCGTCGAAGACGTCCACTTGGGCAAAGTCTGGGTCGAATCAGAGGTCGGGAAGGGATCGACCTTCATGATGACGGTGCCGATCTCGCTCGACATCGAACAGGCGAAAGAGCACAACCAGTAA
- a CDS encoding LON peptidase substrate-binding domain-containing protein — MGHRLEEMPLFPLDTVLFPYAQLQLHVFEDRYREMVRHCTQHDQPFGVVLIRSGEEVGGQAEPYLVGTAVRIVSVHTFDDGKMDVRVHGERRFRVRKLDETKPYLVGYVEPLIELEVEDTPRAEELVLRSREYVQAYIENYFSRFDVKVAKIKLPTDPTALSFVVANFLQIENLDKQRLLETTDTLDRLSEMIPILERHMVEAKVADDHKVSPSHFREWIFPN; from the coding sequence ATGGGTCACCGGCTTGAGGAAATGCCCCTCTTCCCCTTGGACACGGTGCTCTTCCCCTACGCCCAACTTCAGCTTCATGTCTTTGAAGACCGGTACCGCGAGATGGTCCGCCATTGCACGCAACACGATCAGCCGTTCGGCGTCGTCCTGATACGGTCCGGGGAAGAAGTGGGGGGCCAAGCCGAGCCTTATCTCGTCGGCACCGCCGTCCGTATCGTTTCGGTCCACACGTTCGATGACGGCAAAATGGACGTCCGAGTTCATGGAGAACGGCGATTTCGGGTCCGAAAGCTGGACGAGACGAAGCCGTACCTCGTCGGCTACGTCGAGCCCCTGATCGAACTGGAGGTCGAGGACACACCCCGCGCCGAAGAGCTCGTACTCCGATCACGGGAGTACGTCCAAGCCTATATTGAGAACTACTTCTCTCGCTTCGACGTCAAAGTCGCCAAAATCAAGCTTCCCACCGACCCGACCGCCCTCTCGTTCGTCGTCGCGAACTTCCTTCAGATCGAGAACCTCGACAAACAGCGGCTCCTCGAGACGACGGACACCCTTGATCGGCTGTCCGAGATGATCCCGATCCTGGAACGGCACATGGTCGAGGCCAAAGTCGCGGACGACCATAAGGTCTCGCCCTCCCACTTCCGGGAGTGGATTTTCCCCAACTGA
- a CDS encoding DUF1800 domain-containing protein, whose product MTGFGEREKVAHLLRRFGLGASEAELDFYGQDGYKGALDRLLSYASVADPVVELDRFANDKGLVNVKGVQAWFYTRLLVTNRPLEAALVVFWHNHFATSADKVDAVGALHDHVECLYTHCAGKFQDLLTGVSKDPAMLYWLDNHENKKGKPNENFAREVMELFTLGIGHYTETDVQEAARALTGWTYGVKRGQRTVETPKPAQRPKLKVEQPGPRIQFLFRSEQHDSGEKSILGNRGAFDGDDVLGILTGNPRTAVFLAEKAWSWFAYPNPERAVVERVAKAFRDSGMDVKALVRAIAESPEFLSEKCVRHLVKNPVVYCLSSLRQLGVGAVHAKRLAEDEALKGLRAAGPAAIAMLATKSMGMELLYPPDVSGWKSGEAWISSATMVERLKWSERLFGEATVARGAAKGPAKLGGQSLRYPAMGLFADDPTPAGTVDRLLSVFDVTLPEQKRAQLRKAADDASEGAVSPSNANNVASAVCRLVFSSPEFQFC is encoded by the coding sequence ATGACCGGATTCGGGGAGCGGGAGAAGGTCGCCCACCTATTGCGACGGTTCGGGCTTGGCGCCAGTGAGGCCGAGTTGGACTTTTACGGCCAAGACGGTTACAAGGGTGCCTTGGACAGGCTCTTGTCGTACGCGTCCGTGGCGGATCCCGTCGTCGAACTGGACCGCTTTGCCAACGACAAGGGCCTCGTCAACGTCAAAGGCGTCCAAGCCTGGTTCTACACCCGGTTGCTCGTGACGAACCGCCCGCTCGAGGCCGCACTCGTCGTGTTCTGGCACAACCATTTCGCGACGAGCGCCGATAAGGTCGACGCCGTCGGCGCCCTCCACGATCACGTGGAATGCCTCTACACCCACTGTGCGGGCAAGTTCCAAGACCTTTTGACGGGCGTCTCCAAAGACCCGGCGATGCTTTATTGGCTGGACAACCACGAGAACAAGAAAGGCAAGCCGAACGAAAACTTCGCCCGAGAGGTCATGGAGCTCTTTACCCTGGGCATCGGCCATTACACGGAGACCGACGTCCAGGAAGCGGCGCGAGCCCTGACAGGCTGGACTTATGGCGTCAAGCGCGGGCAAAGGACGGTCGAAACACCCAAGCCGGCCCAACGCCCCAAACTGAAGGTCGAACAGCCGGGCCCCCGGATCCAGTTCCTGTTCCGGTCGGAGCAGCACGATTCGGGTGAAAAGTCGATCCTCGGGAATCGAGGGGCCTTCGATGGGGACGACGTGCTCGGCATCCTGACGGGCAATCCGCGAACCGCCGTGTTCCTCGCCGAGAAGGCGTGGTCGTGGTTCGCGTATCCCAATCCGGAAAGAGCGGTCGTCGAGCGCGTCGCGAAGGCGTTCCGTGACTCGGGAATGGACGTCAAGGCCCTCGTCAGGGCGATCGCCGAATCCCCCGAGTTCCTTTCCGAGAAGTGCGTCCGGCACCTCGTCAAGAACCCCGTGGTCTACTGCCTCTCGTCTCTCCGCCAGTTGGGGGTCGGTGCCGTCCACGCCAAGCGTCTGGCCGAAGACGAAGCCCTCAAAGGGCTTCGGGCTGCAGGCCCGGCGGCGATCGCGATGCTGGCGACCAAGTCCATGGGCATGGAGCTCCTGTACCCACCGGACGTTTCCGGTTGGAAAAGCGGGGAGGCTTGGATCTCCTCGGCGACGATGGTCGAGCGGCTCAAGTGGTCCGAACGCCTGTTCGGGGAAGCGACCGTCGCCCGAGGAGCGGCAAAGGGTCCGGCCAAGTTGGGAGGGCAGAGCCTCCGTTATCCGGCGATGGGGCTGTTCGCAGACGATCCGACCCCTGCGGGGACGGTCGACCGCCTCCTGTCCGTTTTCGACGTGACGTTGCCCGAGCAGAAGCGGGCCCAGTTGAGGAAGGCGGCGGACGACGCCTCTGAAGGGGCCGTGTCGCCTTCGAACGCGAACAACGTGGCGTCCGCCGTCTGTCGTCTGGTCTTCAGTTCGCCTGAGTTCCAGTTCTGCTGA
- a CDS encoding transcriptional repressor: protein MKVRRKKGAIVLPQTGFAGQAVALLQRHRLRITAPRLQVVRVLAKAETPLTPYGVHQEIVASGGKTDVVSVYRALDTLTGLGLVHHVGVVNGYVACRLEETHGDQAEHVVCSKCGKVRELTIPDEVLEATRRQLAELGLEAIETRLEILADCGDCGQA from the coding sequence GTGAAAGTCCGGCGCAAGAAGGGGGCGATCGTCCTGCCCCAAACGGGCTTCGCGGGCCAGGCCGTCGCCTTGCTGCAGCGGCACAGACTCCGTATCACGGCGCCGAGGCTCCAGGTCGTGCGCGTGTTGGCCAAAGCCGAAACCCCCTTGACGCCCTACGGCGTGCACCAGGAGATCGTAGCGTCGGGCGGGAAGACGGACGTCGTTTCGGTCTATCGGGCCCTCGACACGTTGACCGGGCTGGGGCTCGTCCACCACGTCGGCGTCGTCAACGGCTACGTCGCTTGCCGCCTTGAGGAGACCCACGGCGACCAGGCAGAGCACGTGGTCTGCTCCAAATGCGGCAAAGTCAGGGAGCTCACGATTCCGGACGAGGTGCTTGAAGCCACCCGACGTCAATTGGCCGAGCTAGGGCTCGAAGCGATCGAGACCCGGCTGGAAATCCTCGCGGACTGCGGAGACTGCGGTCAGGCCTGA
- a CDS encoding PDZ domain-containing protein produces MSNFLNRPWAVFGAGAVVVLGVVAAQNFKPGSTLFASQSPVNLKMAALNTGVDISNLKALDASFSALSEAASQGVVLVTSDTRSDSENDVMSQLQGVRSGSGFVYRSDGWIVTNDHVVSGLDKVKIVLADGREMVGKVIHANDPQLDLAVVKLDAKDLPFLSLADSGQVKVGQLTLAIGAPFGLADSVTVGHVSAIGRPGQVADGIGWRVYSGLIQTDASINPGNSGGPLVNVDGDVIGVNSAINTTTGSSAGIGFAIPSNVVKVVADELISKGKFDRGMLGVVPRDLKPYEMKEKNLQGGAVVSKLEPESPAYKQGIREGDVITAIDGQSVAREIDLRIALYRHSPNETVGVTYLRGQQSKSVQVKLEDVKANTPPVQNNGSGTFPDGIQPFGQGSPDPRGQEEPQARTAKPRLGVGVKQIDANVRSQFTLPGDAKGVVVETVAPGSFASKVDLQPGDVIVSINGRAVNLVSDLTDAMGGVDWGDQVAVKFVRYKGGSRQEFTVTVPFR; encoded by the coding sequence ATGAGCAACTTTCTGAACCGTCCTTGGGCTGTCTTTGGTGCCGGAGCCGTCGTCGTGCTCGGCGTCGTCGCGGCTCAGAACTTCAAACCGGGATCGACGCTGTTCGCCAGCCAGTCTCCCGTCAACCTCAAGATGGCCGCTCTGAACACCGGGGTCGACATCTCCAACCTGAAGGCCCTTGACGCGTCCTTTTCAGCGCTGAGCGAAGCCGCCTCCCAGGGTGTCGTCCTCGTCACGTCGGACACGCGCTCTGATTCGGAGAACGACGTCATGTCGCAACTCCAGGGTGTGCGGTCCGGAAGCGGCTTCGTCTACCGCTCGGACGGATGGATCGTGACCAACGACCACGTGGTCTCTGGCCTGGACAAGGTCAAGATCGTCTTGGCCGACGGACGAGAGATGGTCGGCAAGGTCATCCATGCCAACGATCCGCAACTCGACTTGGCCGTCGTCAAGCTCGACGCCAAGGACCTGCCGTTCCTGAGCCTGGCCGATAGCGGTCAGGTCAAGGTCGGCCAACTCACGTTGGCGATCGGCGCCCCGTTCGGGCTTGCCGATTCGGTCACGGTCGGCCACGTCAGCGCGATCGGCCGCCCCGGTCAAGTCGCAGACGGCATCGGTTGGCGCGTCTATTCGGGGCTGATCCAGACCGACGCTTCGATCAACCCCGGGAACAGCGGCGGTCCGCTCGTCAACGTCGACGGCGACGTCATCGGCGTGAATTCGGCGATCAACACGACCACCGGATCGAGCGCCGGCATCGGCTTCGCCATTCCGAGCAACGTGGTCAAGGTCGTCGCCGACGAACTGATCTCCAAGGGCAAGTTCGACCGCGGGATGCTTGGCGTCGTCCCTCGCGACCTGAAGCCCTATGAGATGAAGGAGAAGAACCTTCAGGGCGGAGCGGTGGTCTCGAAGCTCGAGCCGGAGTCTCCCGCCTACAAGCAAGGCATCCGGGAAGGCGACGTCATCACAGCGATCGACGGTCAATCCGTCGCCCGGGAGATCGATCTGCGTATCGCGCTCTATCGCCACTCTCCGAACGAGACCGTCGGGGTCACCTACTTGAGGGGCCAGCAGTCGAAGTCGGTCCAGGTCAAATTGGAAGACGTCAAGGCGAACACGCCTCCGGTGCAGAACAACGGTTCCGGTACGTTCCCCGACGGGATCCAGCCGTTCGGCCAGGGTTCGCCGGATCCGAGGGGCCAAGAAGAGCCGCAGGCCCGCACGGCCAAGCCCAGGCTCGGTGTCGGTGTGAAGCAGATCGACGCGAACGTCCGTTCTCAGTTCACGTTGCCGGGCGACGCCAAAGGCGTGGTCGTCGAGACCGTGGCTCCGGGTTCGTTCGCTTCGAAAGTCGACCTGCAGCCCGGAGACGTCATCGTCTCGATCAACGGCCGCGCCGTGAACCTCGTGTCGGACCTGACCGACGCGATGGGCGGTGTCGACTGGGGCGACCAGGTCGCGGTCAAGTTCGTCCGCTACAAAGGTGGATCGAGGCAGGAGTTCACCGTCACCGTCCCGTTCCGCTAA
- a CDS encoding zf-HC2 domain-containing protein, translating to MTCEQASRLLSALVDGELDATETSSVRAHAETCTVCAYEIQVLEGLKGQFHGFDPATPPAGLESRLNEAVFGKPKADVGRWAVVGLLAASSVAAAWLAVRVVGPWEQPSRPNPVKPAVNRASDQAYVTSTDPIDLGAPVVSVGFAGDR from the coding sequence ATGACCTGCGAACAAGCGTCGCGTCTCCTTTCGGCGCTCGTCGACGGTGAACTCGACGCGACCGAGACTTCGAGCGTCAGGGCCCATGCGGAGACTTGCACGGTCTGCGCCTACGAGATCCAAGTCCTCGAGGGCCTGAAGGGCCAATTCCACGGTTTCGATCCGGCGACGCCACCGGCCGGGCTCGAATCCCGGTTGAACGAGGCGGTCTTCGGCAAGCCTAAAGCCGACGTCGGACGTTGGGCCGTGGTGGGCTTGCTCGCCGCATCGTCGGTCGCCGCCGCCTGGCTCGCCGTCCGGGTCGTCGGCCCTTGGGAGCAGCCGTCCCGCCCTAACCCTGTGAAACCTGCTGTCAACCGTGCTTCGGATCAAGCTTACGTGACGAGCACTGACCCGATCGACCTTGGCGCTCCGGTGGTGAGCGTCGGATTTGCGGGCGACCGCTGA
- a CDS encoding sigma-70 family RNA polymerase sigma factor yields MLATWVKKWTGVRDERRPLFERLMGQTYRQAYNMAYRLTGNGSDAEDLLQETFVRAYRFFHRYDESLPFASWLFRIMTNVHIDTARKRARLKTVSLESGHDNRTWEFADETSGADQGLLQEELEEPIQLGLKSMTPEFRTAVLLADVEGMSYEEIADVMSTSIGTVRSRIHRGRKQLRHYLERHGEVSLV; encoded by the coding sequence ATGTTGGCGACTTGGGTCAAAAAATGGACGGGGGTCCGCGACGAGCGAAGACCGCTGTTCGAGCGCCTGATGGGGCAGACCTATCGCCAAGCCTATAACATGGCCTACCGCTTGACGGGGAACGGCAGTGACGCCGAAGACCTCTTGCAAGAGACTTTTGTCAGGGCCTACCGCTTCTTCCACAGGTACGACGAGTCCCTTCCGTTCGCTTCGTGGCTGTTCCGGATCATGACGAACGTCCACATCGACACGGCCCGGAAGCGGGCACGGTTGAAGACGGTCAGCCTCGAATCCGGGCATGACAACCGGACATGGGAGTTCGCGGACGAGACGTCAGGGGCCGACCAGGGCCTTCTCCAAGAGGAACTGGAAGAGCCCATTCAGCTCGGCTTGAAGTCGATGACGCCGGAGTTCCGTACGGCCGTCCTTTTGGCCGATGTCGAAGGAATGTCCTACGAAGAGATCGCCGACGTCATGTCCACGTCGATCGGCACCGTCCGGTCCAGGATCCATCGCGGCCGCAAGCAGCTGCGCCATTACCTGGAGCGCCACGGGGAGGTGAGCCTCGTATGA
- a CDS encoding tRNA-binding protein: protein MSSETITWEDFEKVEIRVGTVTQAEPFPEAKKPAIKLWVDFGPAGIRRSSAQLTARYSPESLIGRRVVGVLNFPAKQIGPFVSECLVTGFCDESGAVVLCVPDDDVPNGSRLF, encoded by the coding sequence CTGAGTTCCGAGACGATCACTTGGGAGGATTTCGAGAAAGTCGAGATCCGCGTCGGTACGGTCACCCAGGCCGAGCCCTTTCCTGAGGCGAAAAAGCCCGCGATCAAGCTGTGGGTCGACTTCGGCCCGGCCGGGATCCGCCGCTCCAGCGCGCAGTTGACGGCCCGCTACTCGCCCGAATCTTTGATCGGGCGCCGTGTCGTAGGGGTCTTGAACTTTCCTGCGAAGCAGATCGGGCCGTTCGTCAGCGAGTGTCTGGTGACGGGGTTTTGCGACGAAAGCGGGGCGGTCGTGCTCTGCGTCCCCGACGACGACGTCCCGAACGGGTCCCGCTTGTTCTGA
- a CDS encoding lytic transglycosylase domain-containing protein: MKPLKAILILSLVCLFPTVWAQSLDEYVKARRQYGIVSTADVASIDSIVGKRVVEIKGTVKGVVGSGESELLMVEGPGGEQHFVRSNGAPAWLKSGNVAARLIVEAERASENGLLRATLLAAAGESEVADYEAKNKPAKITATVAPRTVRTGGSKSSRTKGRPAPLAGDIPNVVTNPVSSPAPGVSAELAKVVPTYAAFAKKRNPKLSDAQAEKIAESILAYSAHFGVDARLIVAIVITESDFDPQERSHAGAMGLGQLMPVNKKELGLTDAYDIEQNLWGTVKLVRGHIDKYSKQTEDSFEALVLALAGYNAGDGAVKKYNGVPPYRETQNYVRKVIGYYRQLCGN, from the coding sequence GTGAAACCCCTGAAAGCCATCCTGATCCTGTCGCTTGTCTGCCTGTTCCCGACGGTCTGGGCGCAGAGCCTTGACGAGTACGTCAAAGCCCGTCGGCAGTACGGCATCGTCTCTACGGCGGACGTCGCTTCGATCGACTCGATCGTGGGTAAGAGAGTCGTCGAGATCAAGGGGACGGTCAAAGGTGTCGTGGGATCGGGCGAAAGCGAACTCCTCATGGTCGAAGGGCCAGGCGGAGAACAACATTTCGTACGCTCGAACGGCGCGCCCGCCTGGTTGAAATCGGGCAATGTCGCGGCGCGCTTGATCGTCGAAGCCGAACGGGCTTCCGAGAACGGTCTGTTGCGGGCCACCCTCTTGGCCGCGGCCGGTGAGTCGGAAGTCGCCGATTACGAAGCGAAGAACAAGCCCGCCAAGATCACGGCTACGGTCGCGCCGCGGACCGTTCGGACAGGCGGGAGCAAGTCGTCGCGGACCAAGGGCCGTCCTGCGCCGCTGGCCGGGGACATTCCCAACGTGGTGACCAATCCGGTCTCGAGCCCGGCGCCCGGCGTTTCCGCCGAGTTGGCCAAAGTCGTCCCGACGTATGCCGCGTTCGCCAAGAAGCGCAATCCTAAGCTGAGCGACGCCCAGGCCGAGAAGATCGCCGAGAGCATCCTGGCGTACAGTGCCCACTTCGGGGTCGACGCCCGGCTCATCGTGGCCATCGTCATCACCGAAAGCGACTTCGATCCTCAGGAACGCAGCCATGCCGGAGCCATGGGGCTCGGCCAGTTGATGCCGGTCAACAAGAAGGAACTCGGCCTGACCGACGCCTACGACATCGAGCAGAACCTTTGGGGGACGGTGAAACTCGTCCGTGGGCACATCGACAAGTATTCGAAACAGACCGAGGACTCGTTCGAGGCGCTGGTTCTGGCCCTCGCGGGTTACAACGCCGGAGACGGTGCCGTCAAGAAGTACAACGGCGTCCCTCCTTACCGTGAGACGCAGAACTACGTCCGCAAAGTCATCGGCTATTATCGCCAGTTGTGCGGGAACTGA